GCTCCCGCCGTCGACGCCGTCGGCGACGGCCGCGTACACCATCGGGAGCGCGCCGTTTTCGGCCGACTGTGCGAGGACAGCGTTGGCGACTTTCATCGCGTACAGCCGCAGGGTCGATCCCGACTCCTCTGGACCGCGGCGCTGAAGATTGGTGTCGGCGTACCCTGGATGACAGGCGACGCTGAGTACGTCTGCGCTGGCGGCGTCGAGCCGCCGCTGCAGTTCGTAGGCGAAGAGGACGTTCGCGAGTTTGCTCTGGCCGTAGGCGTCCCACTTGGCGTAGGACTGTTCGCCCTGCAGATCCGAGAAGTCGATCTCGCCGCGCTCGTGCATGCCACTCGATTGAGTGACGATCCGAGCCTGCCCGTCGCTGGCTCGCAGGAGATCGAGTAGCTGGCCAGTCAACGCGAAGTGGCCCAGATGATTGACGCCGAACTGCATCTCGAAGCCGTCGGCGGTCTCCCGGCGCGGGATCGCCATCACGCCCGCGTTGTTACAGAGGACGTCCACCGCGTCGACATCCTCGTGGAGACGCTCGGCGAACGCCCGGATCGAGTCGAGATCCGCGAGATCACACTTGCGGACGTGCAGGTCGGCGTCGGGCAGTTCTTCGAGGATTTCCTCTTTGGCGTCGTTGCCGCGGTCGGTACTCCGGCAGGCCATCACGACGGTCGCGCCACGACCGGCGAACATGCGCGTCGCCTCGTATCCCAGCCCGCTGTTCGCGCCGGTGACGACGACGGTCTGGTCGTCGAGCGCAGAGACGTCCGAGAGAGTCCAGTTGCTCATACCGGACCGATGAACTCTGCGGATAGAAGGCTATCGCCTAGCCAGTTTGGAAGGACACAACCGTCCACAGGACCTAGTCAGGCGCGATGTCCGACCCAGTCCCGATCACGATCTACCGCCGCCATCCCTGCGAACTGTGCGAAGACGCCCTGGAGACGATCGAGTCCGTCGCCGAGGCGGCCGACGTCGAGGTCGCGATCGAGCAGATCGACGTCGACAGCGAGTCCGACCTCCGGGAGCGCTACGGCGAGACGGTGCCGGTCGTGTACGTCGACGGCACCAAGCAGTTCGAACTGTTCGTCGACGAGCAGGTGCTTCTGGGAGCGCTTCAGGACGCGAGAAAGTCGGCGTGAGACGAACGACCGAACTCAGAGGACCTGGCGCTGACAGGTGCCACAGAGGTTCTGCTCTTTGACGTCGACTTCGCGGACGGTGGGCGAGAAGTTCATCACGCAGCGTTTGTTGTCACAGTGTTCGAGCCCGAGGGTGTGGCCGATCTCGTGGACGACCTCCTTGCGGACGCGCTCGGCGAAGACCTCGCTCGAAGAGCGATTCGAGAGGCCGCCATCCGAAGAGGTCTGGAGGCGAAAGGTCGAGATGACGGAGCCGTTGCCGTCGAGGTAGGCGAGACCGAAGACGTAGTTGCGCCGGCGGTAGTACAGATCCTTGGGAGTGATGGCGATGTTTTTCTTTCCAGATCCGACGCGGCTGGCCAGTTCGATGAACTCCTCGGCACGGTACTGGTCCCGGTTGGAATCGTACGCGCCGGTCGGGATGGGCTGTGCGTCGTGGACCGTGACGTCACAGTTGTAGACCGTCCGGAGGCCGGTCGAAGCCTCGCGCTTGACGACCGCGGGGACGTCACCGACCGGCACGATGTCGACGTGCATGCACTCCTGTATGAGAGACACCGAAATAAAAATCCCGGCACTGGTCGGGCGCGGTGTCAGACCGCCGCTGGGGCCGAGGCCGGAACCGCCTTCAAGGAGGCACCCGAGTGAGCAGATATGGACGCCGACACAGTCGTCCTCGACATCGACGGGGTGCTCGTGGACGTGGCGGGATCGTACCGCCGGGCCATCGTCGAGAGCGTCGAGCGGGTCTACGGCGAGACGATCGCCCAACCCGCAATCCAGCAGTTCAAAGACGCCGGCGGGTTCAACAACGACTGGGAACTGACCGACGCCGTCGCGCTGTACGTGCTCGCGGGCCGTGAGGGGTTCCCGCTGAGCATCGAGACCTTCACCGATCGGATCGCCGAATCCGGTGGCGGCCTCGGCGCGGCCCGCTCGGTCGTCGACGACGAACTCGATCCGGCCGAGCGCGAGCGCGTCCTTGACGCCTGGGACCGCGAGCGCCTGCGCGACGTCTTCCAGCAACTCTACCTCGGAAGCGAACTCTACCGCGAAATCGAAGGCGGCTCACCCGAACTCCAGACGGAGGGCTACATCCACGACGAACCCGTGCTGCTCGACCCCGAGGTTCGGGACGAACTCCTGGAGCGATTCGACGTGGGCGTGCTGACTGGCCGACCCGCCGCCGAGGCCGACATCGCCCTCGACCGCGTGGGCCTCGATATTTCGGACGAGCACCGCTTCACGATGGACGACTGGGAGGCCGGCAAGCCCGACCCGGACGCACTGGTGACGCTGGCCGAGCGCTTCGACAGCGGATCGATCGTCTTCGTCGGCGACACCCTCGACGACGTTCGGACCGCGACCAACGCCGCCGAGGCCGACGCGAGCCGAACCTACCACGGCGTCGGCGTACTGACCGGCGGGCTGACGGGAAAGGAGGGTCGACGGAAGTACGAGCGAGAGGGCGCGAGTGCCGTGCTCGACTCCGTGAACGACCTGCCCGACCTCCTGGAATAGATGGCCCGCGACCGGATCGGGGTGGCCACGTGGGCGCTGGGGCTCGGGATGACGACCGGGCTGGTCGTCAGTGCAGTCACGCGACCACCGGCGGCGCTCTCGACGATCCAGTTTACCCTCCTGCTCGCGCTCGCGAGCGGACTCGTTCTCGCGGGCCTGCTGTGGACTCGCTGGGAGCAGTGGCTCGTCTTCGGCGGCTGGCTCGGGATCGCCGTCTACTTCTCGACGCTGTTCGTCGGGAGCGTCGTCCTCGGCGGGGTTCCCGGGCTCGCAGTCGCCGACGGACCGGCCCGGACTGTCGTCCAGTTGCTCGGGAGTACGGTCGCGTTCGCCATCACCGTCTGGGTGTGTTTCTACGGCGGCGCGCAGGTGATTCTCGACCGGGTGGCGTCGCGTCTCGACCTCGACATCTGATATCCGGTAGCGCTACGCTTATTCGCCTCTCGCCGAACAGTCGCGTATGGAGATCGCAATACTCGGCGGTACTGGAGACATCGGCCAGGGACTGGCGCTGCGGTGGGGCTACGACACCGACCACGACCTCGTGATCGGCTCGCGCGAGCAGACCAAAGCCCGAACCAAAGCCGAGGAATACGAGACGGAACTGGACAGCCGCAGCCGCGAGGTGTCGATCGGCGCGGCCGAGAACTCCGAGGCTGCCGCCGGAGCCGACGTCGTCGTCGCGGCCGTCCCGGCCTACCACCTCGCGGATACGATCGAATCCGTCGCCGACGCCCTGGATGATGAATCGATCCTCGTCACTCCAGCCGTCGGGATGAAACGCGACGAGGCCGGCTTTCACTACAACCGCCCCGGGGCCGGCAGCGTGACTGCGCTAGCCGCCGAGGCCGCGCCCGAGGAGGTTCCGGTAGTCGGCGCGTTCCACAACCTCCCCGCGGATCGGCTGGCCAACCTCGACGCCGACCTCGGGATCGATACGTTGCTGGTCGGCGAGGACGCCGATGCCAGGGACATCGTCGCGGATCTCGCCGCCGGGATCGAGGGACTGCGCCCACTGGACGCGGGTGGACTCGCCAACGCTGCCGAGATCGAAGGGCTGACCCCCCTGCTCATCAACGTCGCTCAACATAACGACGGCCTGCACGACCTCGGCGTTCGGTTCGACTGATCGCCGCCGGGCAGTCGGTTCGAGTGGCGAAGGTTGAAACTTATTAACTCGGCCCCTCTCTATTAGTACATGACTGTCGCGAGCGTCTCGATGCCAGAAGAGTTGTTGAATCGAATCGACGAGTTCGCAGAGGAGCACGGCTATACCGGGCGGAGTGAGGTCTTGCGGGAAGCCGCGCGGAACCTGATGGGCGAGTTCGAGGACAAGCAACTGGAGGACCGGGAGCTGCTGGGCGTAGTGACCGTCCTGTTCGACTACGAGACGACCAACGCCGAGCAGCGCATGATGCAGCTGCGCCACGAGTACGACGCGCTGGTCTCCTCGAACTTCCACAGCCACGTCGGCGACCACCAGTGTATGGAGCTGTTCATCCTGGAGGGGCAACTCGAAGACATCTCGACGTTCGTCGGGAAGATCCGGGCCACTCAGGGGACGACGACCGTCGATTATTCGGTCACGCCGATGGATGCGACTGGTCCCCTGGCCTAGGAATTGTTTTCGCTGCTGGCGATAGTTCGAGTATGGCGTGCGCTGGCGAGTGTGCCGAACGGAGTGAGGCCACGAGTCAGGAGCGAGACCGACGGTCTCGCTGGCCCTGCGGGCGACCCGTGAGTCGCCCGCAGAACAGCGTCGCGCGAGGGACGAATGAGTGACCACCGGGAACGAATGAGTCGGTTGGGGAGGGTGTGGCTGCGGTGGGTGGGACTGAAAGGGGCCGTACTCTCGGCGACGTCCGAAAATCGCGTACGCGATTTTCGGTTGACAACGGAGTGAGGAGCGCAGCGAGCCCCCCGAGTCGAGAGTACGGGGGCTTTCTGGACCTGCGGAACTGCAGAGTAGACTCAGAAAGCCCCGACAGGGTCGGAGGCTGCGGCTCGCTGTGCTCCTCGGCCTTCGGCCTGCGGTGCTTGCGTCGCCTCGCTCTCCGACCCTGTCGCCCCTTTCAGTCCCACCCACCGCACAGCGCCCACGCCACGCCCTCCCCAGCCGACTCACTCGCCTGCGGCTCGTTCGTCCCTCGCACGCTGCTGGCTCAGCAGAGACGCTTCGCCAGCGCGCGCCACATTCCGTCCAGCACCAACGACTAGCCGACTATCGTCAACGAGTCGAAAAGCGACAGAAATGCCTAGGCGCCGGCTTTCTGGAGGGCGGATTCGATGTCCTCGGCCTGGGTAACGCCGATGAAGCGCTCGACGATGCCGTCGTCGTTCTCGATGACGAGCGTGGGCAGCGAGCGGACCTGATATTCGTTGGCGACATCCTGTTCGGCGTCGACGTCGATCTTCTCGAACTCGACGTCGGGATACTCCGCTTCGAGGTCTTCGAGGATCGGATCCTGGGTCTTACAGGGGCCACACCAGTCTGCATAGAAGTCCTTGAGCGTGACAGTCATGCGTCCGTCGATAGTAGCCGAGCGGTTCTGATAAGGGTTTTCACTACGTGCGTCCGGGCGGCCAGACCACCGATCGCAGATCCAGACACGGCACCGATCCTGGGTCGAAACACTTAGGCCCCAGAACGCCCGAGAAGGGAGTATGAGCTCAAGCGACGGCGGCGGACTGATGTCCAGTGCCGGCCTCGTCCGGTACTTCGACGCCGAGGACCGCAACGCGATCCGAATCGACCCCAAGACGGTGGTCGCCTTCGGCGCGATGAGCGGCATCCTCATCCTCATGCTGAACGCCCTGTGATAGTGATTACTGTAGGTCTGTTCCAAATCGACAGCCCGGGGTCGGGCGGTCGGAGTGGTAAATCGCTACAGTAATCACTATAAATCGCCCCGACCCACTGGAGCCCGGACCGCGATATTTTCAACGACGGGCCGCCAACCCGCGGCCACATGCACTTCGACCAGCGCACCCAGCAAGCGCTCCGCGAGGCCGGCCTCGAAACCACCGAAATCGAGGCTATCTCCGAGTCTGTCGTCGCGGCCACGCGCGACGCCGCCGACGCACTCGAAGCCTTCTTCGATGGACGAGAGACCGTCTACTCCGATATGGACATGGCCCACAGCGCCGGTGACACCGTCGAGCACACGATCGAGTACTGCGATCTGTTCACCCACGCCGCCGACATCCGGGGCTACCTTCGCTTCGACACCTGGGGTGTGCCCGTCGAGGGCGGGCGCGTCCTCGACGACGATTTGATCGAACTCAGCCTCGGGCCGACCGTCAACGAACGCGTCCGATTCGCACCCGATCCCGGGGAGCTATGACCGACGCCAGCGAGTCGAGCGACGACCCCACCGGCGTCAAGATCCGCGGGATCTACACGACCGCGCTGACCCACCTGCTCGCCGAGCGCGACGGCGTCGAGGTCGTCCAGCCCTCCCCGGTCATCGCGGATCGATTCGGTCGGGACCTCCCGCTCGAACCCGCCGAGGCGACCGTCTGGACGACCGACGACCGGCAGGGCGTCGGGGTCGTCGGCCCCGCCGCGACAGCGATCCGTGAGGTCCTCGCGAGCGTCGGCCGCGACACCCTCACCTGGGAAGATTCCGCCCCACAGGGTGCGGTCGTCGACGGGACCGTCACCGAGACGAAAGGCAGCGGCGCGATCGTCGATCTCGGTGATCGGTCGGGCTTTCTCCCGTTCTCCAATAGCGACGACCACGTCGAGACCGGCGACGACCTGCGCGTGCAGGTGGCCGAGCCACGCGCGCCCTGGGATAACGGGCGCCCCGTCCTCGACACCGCGCTCGATGTCGAGCGCCCCCTGGTCACGCTCGTCCGCGACGGCGCGAGTCGAGCGAGCGGCCAGCCCGAACTCGCCGAACTGCTCCCGACCGACCCGCCCGAGGGCTGGCGCGCTCGCTGGGGCCGTGCCGCCGACGACGCCGGGCTCGACGCGCTCGGGGACGCCCTCGACGCGGCAGTCGAACGGGCAAACTCACTCGACGCCGCACTCGACGCCGCAGGCGACATCGCAGAGCCTCCCCGCACCGTCTTCGAGGGTCAGCCCACCGTCTGGGCGTGGTTCGGCCGGGAGTCCCGGTTCGCACTCGACGAGCAACGCCGCGAGGTGACGACGACCATGGCCGGCCACCACCGGATCAAGGCCGGCGACGAGCGCGCCAGCGCCGCCGTCGACTTCGTCGAGGCCGTCTGTGACGGTGACGGCGCGTTCCCCTTCGAAGCAGTCACGCGCCAGTTCGGGCCTACCGAGGGCGAGACGATCGCGATCGACCACGGCAAGCCCGCAGGCCACTGCATCCGCCTGGGGCGCGGTGAGATCACCGACTACGACTCGGACGGGACGGTCAGGGTCGAACGAGAGATGAGCCCCGGCGGGACCTACGACGGCCTCGGGATCGATCGCCAGGCCGGCGACGTCGCGATCACGAAACTCACCGAGGGTAAGTGGTGGTATCCGACGATCTATCGCGGGAGCGACGGCGAAAAGCGGGGGACGTACGTCAACGTCTGCACGCCGGTCGAGATCTTCCCCGACAGTGTGCGCTACGTCGACCTGCACGTCGACGTCGTCAAACACGCCGACGGCACAGTAGAGCGCGTCGACGACGACGAACTCGACGCCGCCGTCGAGGCCGGCCACGTCCCAGAAGCCCTGGCGGAGAAGGCGCGCGCGGTCGCCAGCGCCGTCGAGAACGCCCTGTCGTGACGCGCTACTGATCTCCTTCGCGTCGCTGTCGCAGTGCGTACCAACCGCCCGCTGCCAGCCCCGTCAGTGCCGAGAGCGTCCCGAATCCGGGACCCGAACCCGAGCCGGACTCGGAGGGCGTGGAGTCGTCGGTGGTCGGCGCAGCGTCGGATCCGTCGCCGGGCGATGTCTTGCGGTCGGCCGGCTCGGTGGTCTGGGAGGGGTCGTCGGCCGGCGTTTCCGTATCGGGCGTCGGCGACTCGGGCGTCGGCGTCGACGTGCGCGGTCGTGTGGCGACCGTTTCGGTCTCTGCGGTCGGAATCGGGAACGTGAACAGCCCGGCCGTCGTGTCCGCATTTCGACTACTGATCGAAGAGGCGATCACGCAGTCGTCGGTCGCCATCGCGGTGAAAAAGGAGACGCGATCGCGGTCTTCCCAAAAGACCATCTCCGCCGGTGTCTCGGAATCGGAGACGTCGTGGACCGAGACGCCACCGCGGTACCACGAGGCGTAGAGCCGGTCGTTCCGGAAGTCGAAGTTGTGCGCGGTCGTCCAGACCCCGGCAGTCGTCGGCTCGGGCGTCCGCGGAGGCTCGATCGCCGCCAACTGCTGGGGGTCGGTCGGCGTCGAGATGTCGTAGAGTTCGATCCCGCCCGGGCCGCCGACGTACTGGTCGTCGGGGTCGTAATCCCAGGCTTCCGAGCCGACCGCCAGCAGATCGGCGGACTCGTCGACGCTGACGTAGTGGTCGTTACCTGGGAGTTCGGTGTACTCGGAACCTGGATCGCTGATCGACGCCAGTTCCCCGTGCGATCGCCCCCGGACTTGCGAGACGGCCGACATCGCGGACGGATCGCTGACGTCGACGATCCAGGTGCCGGCGTCCCAGTGGGCGATGTACGCACGCCCCTCCTGAACGTAGACGTCGTGGATGACCCAGAGATACCCCTCGACGTCGGACCAGGCGTCGTCGTAGTCGAGCAAGGACCACCGCCCCACCTCCTGTGGATCGTCGTCACTGCAGTCGACGGCGACGAGTTCGTTCTCGACGAAATCGTTGCCGGTGAGATAGGCCACGCCGTCGTCGAAGGCCATGTTGTGAATCGGAAAGTCGGTCTCGTAGAAGGCCACCTGCTCGGGACTGGCGGGATCGGCGACGTCGTAGAGCAGAACGCCCGTCAGCTCCGGGCCGCCGTTCGCTGGCCCGGCGACGGCCAGTCGATCGCCGTCGATTTTGACGTCGTAGATTCCCTGGAGCGGCCCGTTCTCGCGATCGGCGAGCAATCCGCGCGGGTTCGCGAGCACCGTCGGATCGGCCGGATCGGTGATATCGACGGTCGCGAAGCCGTCGAGCGTGGCCACGTAGGCCGTCTCGCCGTCAGGTCCGGCGACGGCGTCGTGGGTCCCGTCGATCTCGATCGAGCCGAGTGGTTCGAACGTCTCGACCTGTGCGGCTGTGTCGGTACTCCCATACCCCCCACCCACCAGCGGTGACGCGAGGAGGGCGCCGGTCGTCGCGAGGTACGTTCGGCGTCGCATACCCACAGATAGGCCAGCACACACTTCAGCGTGACTCTGCGAAACGACGAGAAAGGACGTCCAGCCTGACTCAGAAGTTGACGCTGAACCCGCCGTCGCGGCCGCCGCCGTCGTTGCCACCGGGGAGGTTGGGCACGAGCCACGAAAGGAACGCGTCGGGGCTGCGCGTCTGTAGCCACACCTTCCCCGGCCCCGTAAACTCACAGACCAGCCCCTCGCCGCTGAACAGCGTCGACTTCAGCCCGCCGACCTTCTTGACGTTGAACTCTGTCGTCCCCTCGAAGGCGACGATGTGGCCCGTGTCGACGACGTAGGACTCGCCGGCGTCGAGTTCTTTTTCCTGAATCGCGCCGTAACTGGAGAGGAACGTCGATCCCGTCCCTGTGAGTTCGAGCAGGAACAGCCCCTCGCCGCCGAAGAAGGTCTTGCCGCCCCCGAACTTCGTGTCGATCTCGACGTTGGGCTCGGCCGCGACGAACGATCCGGACTGGACGTAGATCGTGTTCTGGTTCAGGCCGTACTGGATCACGTCACCCGGCAGCGGCGGCGCGAGCGTGACGTGGCCCGGCCGGTTCGCCGTGAACGTGTTCATGAAGAAGGACTCGCCGCCGAATGCCTTGCGCTTGAGCGATCCCAGCACCCCGCCGCTGGCGCTGGTCTGGATCTCGATCCCGTCGCTGTGGCTCACCATCGCGCCGGCCTCGGCGACCAGTTGCTCGCTCTGGTTCAACTCGGCCGTGATCAACGCGTAGGACGGCCGGTGCTGAATGTCGTACTCCATAGGCCAGGGTCGACCGGTGAAGACATATACTTACCCCAACATGTCGGGGCAGCTTGAAGCACCGATAAGTGGTATGGTATAGCATGGCGGTAGACGATCACCACACCACGGAGAGGCCGACCGAGACCGAACAGGAGGCGCTCCATCGCGTCACCCTCGGGATGGAGTGGCTCCATCGCGCACACGGACACCTGCTGGCGTTTCACCATAACGTCGGTCACGCGATGGATCACTTCGCGGCGGCCGAGCCCCTCCTGCGGGAGGCCGGCCACGTCGACCTCGCGGACGCGATCCGGGCGGAGTATCTGCCACGGGGCGTCGTCGACGAGAAT
The Halapricum salinum genome window above contains:
- a CDS encoding TIGR01548 family HAD-type hydrolase; translation: MDADTVVLDIDGVLVDVAGSYRRAIVESVERVYGETIAQPAIQQFKDAGGFNNDWELTDAVALYVLAGREGFPLSIETFTDRIAESGGGLGAARSVVDDELDPAERERVLDAWDRERLRDVFQQLYLGSELYREIEGGSPELQTEGYIHDEPVLLDPEVRDELLERFDVGVLTGRPAAEADIALDRVGLDISDEHRFTMDDWEAGKPDPDALVTLAERFDSGSIVFVGDTLDDVRTATNAAEADASRTYHGVGVLTGGLTGKEGRRKYEREGASAVLDSVNDLPDLLE
- a CDS encoding DUF402 domain-containing protein, producing MTDASESSDDPTGVKIRGIYTTALTHLLAERDGVEVVQPSPVIADRFGRDLPLEPAEATVWTTDDRQGVGVVGPAATAIREVLASVGRDTLTWEDSAPQGAVVDGTVTETKGSGAIVDLGDRSGFLPFSNSDDHVETGDDLRVQVAEPRAPWDNGRPVLDTALDVERPLVTLVRDGASRASGQPELAELLPTDPPEGWRARWGRAADDAGLDALGDALDAAVERANSLDAALDAAGDIAEPPRTVFEGQPTVWAWFGRESRFALDEQRREVTTTMAGHHRIKAGDERASAAVDFVEAVCDGDGAFPFEAVTRQFGPTEGETIAIDHGKPAGHCIRLGRGEITDYDSDGTVRVEREMSPGGTYDGLGIDRQAGDVAITKLTEGKWWYPTIYRGSDGEKRGTYVNVCTPVEIFPDSVRYVDLHVDVVKHADGTVERVDDDELDAAVEAGHVPEALAEKARAVASAVENALS
- a CDS encoding glutaredoxin family protein, with the translated sequence MSDPVPITIYRRHPCELCEDALETIESVAEAADVEVAIEQIDVDSESDLRERYGETVPVVYVDGTKQFELFVDEQVLLGALQDARKSA
- a CDS encoding TIGR00266 family protein; protein product: MEYDIQHRPSYALITAELNQSEQLVAEAGAMVSHSDGIEIQTSASGGVLGSLKRKAFGGESFFMNTFTANRPGHVTLAPPLPGDVIQYGLNQNTIYVQSGSFVAAEPNVEIDTKFGGGKTFFGGEGLFLLELTGTGSTFLSSYGAIQEKELDAGESYVVDTGHIVAFEGTTEFNVKKVGGLKSTLFSGEGLVCEFTGPGKVWLQTRSPDAFLSWLVPNLPGGNDGGGRDGGFSVNF
- a CDS encoding CopG family ribbon-helix-helix protein, which encodes MTVASVSMPEELLNRIDEFAEEHGYTGRSEVLREAARNLMGEFEDKQLEDRELLGVVTVLFDYETTNAEQRMMQLRHEYDALVSSNFHSHVGDHQCMELFILEGQLEDISTFVGKIRATQGTTTVDYSVTPMDATGPLA
- a CDS encoding oxidoreductase; this encodes MSNWTLSDVSALDDQTVVVTGANSGLGYEATRMFAGRGATVVMACRSTDRGNDAKEEILEELPDADLHVRKCDLADLDSIRAFAERLHEDVDAVDVLCNNAGVMAIPRRETADGFEMQFGVNHLGHFALTGQLLDLLRASDGQARIVTQSSGMHERGEIDFSDLQGEQSYAKWDAYGQSKLANVLFAYELQRRLDAASADVLSVACHPGYADTNLQRRGPEESGSTLRLYAMKVANAVLAQSAENGALPMVYAAVADGVDGGSYVGPGGFMNMRGAPEPQRSSDRSYDQEVARRLWDVSEGLTGVTFESLAAATQA
- a CDS encoding thioredoxin family protein, which codes for MTVTLKDFYADWCGPCKTQDPILEDLEAEYPDVEFEKIDVDAEQDVANEYQVRSLPTLVIENDDGIVERFIGVTQAEDIESALQKAGA
- a CDS encoding preprotein translocase subunit Sec61beta encodes the protein MSSSDGGGLMSSAGLVRYFDAEDRNAIRIDPKTVVAFGAMSGILILMLNAL
- a CDS encoding LVIVD repeat-containing protein; amino-acid sequence: MRRRTYLATTGALLASPLVGGGYGSTDTAAQVETFEPLGSIEIDGTHDAVAGPDGETAYVATLDGFATVDITDPADPTVLANPRGLLADRENGPLQGIYDVKIDGDRLAVAGPANGGPELTGVLLYDVADPASPEQVAFYETDFPIHNMAFDDGVAYLTGNDFVENELVAVDCSDDDPQEVGRWSLLDYDDAWSDVEGYLWVIHDVYVQEGRAYIAHWDAGTWIVDVSDPSAMSAVSQVRGRSHGELASISDPGSEYTELPGNDHYVSVDESADLLAVGSEAWDYDPDDQYVGGPGGIELYDISTPTDPQQLAAIEPPRTPEPTTAGVWTTAHNFDFRNDRLYASWYRGGVSVHDVSDSETPAEMVFWEDRDRVSFFTAMATDDCVIASSISSRNADTTAGLFTFPIPTAETETVATRPRTSTPTPESPTPDTETPADDPSQTTEPADRKTSPGDGSDAAPTTDDSTPSESGSGSGPGFGTLSALTGLAAGGWYALRQRREGDQ
- the npdG gene encoding NADPH-dependent F420 reductase; the encoded protein is MEIAILGGTGDIGQGLALRWGYDTDHDLVIGSREQTKARTKAEEYETELDSRSREVSIGAAENSEAAAGADVVVAAVPAYHLADTIESVADALDDESILVTPAVGMKRDEAGFHYNRPGAGSVTALAAEAAPEEVPVVGAFHNLPADRLANLDADLGIDTLLVGEDADARDIVADLAAGIEGLRPLDAGGLANAAEIEGLTPLLINVAQHNDGLHDLGVRFD
- a CDS encoding archaemetzincin family Zn-dependent metalloprotease; its protein translation is MHVDIVPVGDVPAVVKREASTGLRTVYNCDVTVHDAQPIPTGAYDSNRDQYRAEEFIELASRVGSGKKNIAITPKDLYYRRRNYVFGLAYLDGNGSVISTFRLQTSSDGGLSNRSSSEVFAERVRKEVVHEIGHTLGLEHCDNKRCVMNFSPTVREVDVKEQNLCGTCQRQVL
- a CDS encoding DUF7532 family protein — translated: MHFDQRTQQALREAGLETTEIEAISESVVAATRDAADALEAFFDGRETVYSDMDMAHSAGDTVEHTIEYCDLFTHAADIRGYLRFDTWGVPVEGGRVLDDDLIELSLGPTVNERVRFAPDPGEL